ACTTCGGGGTGGAGACTGACAGCCAGGGTTGACGAGTACAAACAAATAAGACCACTGTATAGTCGTTGGTACAGCTTGAgagcagaaggagaagcagaagcagaagaagaagaagcgctaCTGATAGAgcagaacaagaacgagaagaacgggAAGAAGTATCGCTACCATTGACAGAAGAACAATATCACATCCAAGGTGACGGAAGCGTGAAGACTTCCTCCAAACATACAGAAGTATACAACtacaagcacagagacagagaggaaggaaggcggtccctgtgtgtgtggattgcaGACAGAGGTCTGTGactgtgaggggtgtggtggtgagggtgtggtggtgagggtgtgaggTGGTGAGGGCAGGGTGTGCTGACTACATCACGAGAACATGGAATGGTATCCCTTCTTCTTGCTGACTGCTGTCAGTGTGGGTAGGTATGATGGATGgtgctttcggtgtgtgtgtgtgtgtgtgtgtgtgtgtgtgtgtgtgtgtgtgtgtgtgtgtgtgtgtgtgtgtgtgtgtgtgtgtgtgtgtgtgtgtgtgtgtgtgtgtgtgtgtgtgtgtgtgtgtgtgtgtgtgtgtgtgtgtgtgtgtgtgtgtgtgtgtgtgtgtgtgtgtgtgtgtgtgtaccttattCATGCCACATGGATTGTTACGCGCGCACTGAACGGCATAGAACACGCTTTACAAacgcacatgatgatgatggtattgatgactgttgctgttgttgttcgtcttcttcttcgacttctcTTTGGTACCATTAATCATTACCTTCAATATAGTACTGCTAATCattatcatgttgatgatgatcatcatcataatgatgttaTGATTTTCAatgtcattatcttcatcatttttttatttttttaatttttttactgcTACTCAGTAcaagtctctgcacaagatccagcgctatataaataccattattattattattattattactactatttatcattattattattattattgctatgttgttgttgttgttgttactaatgctactactaattatcattgttattatcattattggtttcatcattatgattatgttgccagttgttgttgttgttgctgttgatgatgatgatgatggagatgattatcatcatcatcatttactaccactaccactaccactaccactaccactgctacaagCAGTGTCCCCAGCTGCAGCCCAGTCGGTGGCGGacctggggtgtggggggtgggtgagggcggGCCCCAAGTGTGTGTACATCCAGACCACGCCCACCCTCTCCTGGACAGCGGCCCGCAACTTCTGCCTGGCCAAGGGAGGCGACCTCTACACCGTGCGAAGCAGAGACGACAATGTGAGCActgtcaccccacacacacaccctcttatcccctctcaccccctccaaacttctacccctacccccttccgcACCAACCACGTCCGCTCCTCCCCGCACACCcttatttctgtctctccgtcttttcttctgcttgtctctggtcttgtcttggggaatcgcgtccaccaaggaagcgagagaatctgagcgaccAGGTTCGAAacctacagtcgccagtattttatcctcctccccccactagaccttgagtgctggtctggacgctagtcattcggatgagacgataaacacgaggtcccttgtgcagcatgaacttagcgcacgtaaaagaacccacggaaacaaaagggttgtccctgacaaaatctgtagaaaaaatccactttgataggaaaacaggtacacttgctgacagaaaaggggggggggagggtgcagtgtAGCGAGGCGCcctctggggagaacagcctgaatttcacactgacaaatctgttgtgacgaaagagtaatacaaacacaatacaatagaattcagtaacagagagagagaaggaggaggaggacacagagagagtaggggggcgggagagagagagagagagagagagagagagagagagagagagagagagagagatacagacagacagacagacagacagatagacacacacgcgtgcgcgcgcgcacacacacacacacacactacacatacacagacagagagagagacagacagacagacagacagacagagacagagacggatacagagacagagatacagaggaaaTGTAATCTGGTTACGTATATATTATCAGAAGGACGGATGAGAAATATGAATTGAAAATGGACAGTGGGAAAACTGAGGCTCTtgaaattatgatgatgacgacgacgacgatgatgatggtggcggtggtggtggtggtgtgatggtgttaaTGAGCCGGGATGATAGCAGTattgaagattatgatgatgatgatgatgacgacgacaacgagaacgacgacaacgacgacgaagatgatgatgatgatgatgatgacgatggagatGACGATGTTGTCCTCAGCTGTGGCTGGAGATGCAGGCGGGTTCTGGGCTGAGCGACTATGGGTATTGGCTGGGTCTGAGGGTGATGGAGGAGACGTTCATGTGGGCCGACGGCTCTGTGGTCAACACGCTGCTTCTGTGAGGGACCTCGTCCTGCCTgtcttttgtacacacacacacacacacacacacacacacacacatatatatatatatatatatatacatgatgtaTGGACAAgagacatatatatctatatatctttgtatatttctctctctcactctctctatctgtattactctctctctctttgtaattatatatatatatatatatatatatatatatatatatatatatatatcacattctctcattctttgtatcaaactcactcacactctctcttagtatctctttttcacacacacactcactctctctctctttctttttctttgtatctctcactcactctctttctctttatatatccctctttcatactctctctctctctccctctctctctctctgtctatctgtccgtctgccccccctctctctctctctcactcactcactcgctcactcactcagtcagtctcTCATATCCCCAAGTTTTCATGTTTTTAGTGTGGCATTTTGAGATGTGTACTGATGTGATTCACAACATCGATTTTCGTTGAAAGGGGAGAGGTGTGATGGTGTTCAGTTGAGTGAATTATTCAAGTGAAGAGGTTTGAACAGAAGACCAAAGAGGACAGCTTTGTGCCTGGTGAGTCATTCAAGTGAAGAGGTTTGAACAGAAGACCAAACAGGGCAGATAGTGAGTCATTCAAGTCAAGAGATTTGAAGAGAAGACCAAACAGGACAGCTAGTGAGTCATTCAAGTGAAGAGGTTTGAAGAGAAGACCAAACAGGACAGCTATGTGCCTGGTGAGTCATTCAAGTGAAGAGGTTTGAACAGAAGACCAAAGAGGACAGCTATGTGCCTGGTGAGTCATTCAAGTGAAGAGGTTTGAACAGAAGACCAAAGAGGACAGCTTTGTGCCTGGTCAGTCCCTGGTCAGTCTCTGGTCAGTCCTGGTCAGTCCCTGGTCAGTCCTGGTCAGTGTTCTGCTGGTTGAAGTTTGTTGCTTCCAGTTTCTAACAGTGTTGAAGCATTTATGTAATTCTCAGTTAGAATACGAATGCGAATACTTTTACGAATGTATTGCCTTTATCAACGGAGTTTGCTGACAATCGGTTCATATCAGTGAACTGTTTCGGCAACAGAaggaaaaacaagcaaacaaacaaacaaacaaacaaaattaataatacatagtttttctatagCGCGATaaccagcaccaatgctgctcaaagcgccttacatcatagttgactataaacatgccttaaaaacatatcaaccgctatctaacaatgtgttcatatgaatgcaaaaaagattataaaagctatgaaacaaataaggcttagattaaaacaaaatgcattttatagaacacacacacacacacacacacacacacacacacacacgcacacgcacacacacacacacacacacacacacacacacacacacacacagatatatatataaatgtctactaggtaaaatgaaaaacactcctctccctacaacattttcggtgcaggaactccctcaaaagttttctgacttcttcaccgggaAAAtagcatgcattcgtgagaagcttgactctgttgtgtctcctccttcacccgttcaagaacgcgtgtacagtggtcctgttttacattgtttccaaccggttattgaagattttgtgaagaaagtgtgtctgagcgcttgtccgaaatcctgtgagcttgaccctgtcccgtcttctttgttggttgaatgtattgatgttctactgccacatattactcatgtcatcaattcttccttactgtctggttgtttccctgaaagcttcaaatctgctgttgtacgtccactcatcaagaaaccatctttggatcataattgtttgaaaaattatcgacctgtctctaatctgtcatttttatcaaaactgctagaaaagattatattgtctcagctcttagctcatctggagcagaatggtttacttaattcccaccagtcagcttatagacgtggtcatagttgcgaaacagcccttcttagaatagtgaatgatttgctttcgggatttgatgaggataagatatcctttctcgctctcttagatttgtcagcagcttttgacactatcgaccactctatcctcttgaacagacttaaaacttcctttggtattcgtgacactgcactagcatggatcacgtcttacctgtcagatcgtacacagaaagtgtgtgtaaatggtacatactctagagtatctgccttgaaatgtggtgtcccacaagggtccgtcctaggtcctgttcttttcgtgctgtatgcggctcctgtgtcggatgtcatcagtcatcatacgatgtcgcatgagagctttgctgatgacacacaactttatcagtcggcttccatagctgaatttgatgcactggtgactcaaacacaggagtgcattgctggcctaaaggactggatgactctcaacaagctgcaattaaatgatgataagactgaatttatgataacctgtccaaagaagtttcgtcaacatccttcctttcctgactctgttctgatcaatagcacacctgtttcactttctccctctgttcgcagtcttggtgtaatcctggaccagtctctttccttccaacagcacatttcgaatatctgtaaagttgcctatttggaactgcgtagaatcagctctatccgccactatctctcaaccgatgcaaccaagacacttgtatgctctctggttctctcaagattggattactgcaactctcttttggccggccttcccaaatacctgttagacagaacccaaagaattcagaataacgctgccagactcatttgcagagcttctaaat
The sequence above is a segment of the Babylonia areolata isolate BAREFJ2019XMU chromosome 19, ASM4173473v1, whole genome shotgun sequence genome. Coding sequences within it:
- the LOC143293975 gene encoding C-type lectin domain family 2 member D3-like produces the protein MEWYPFFLLTAVSVAQSVADLGCGGWVRAGPKCVYIQTTPTLSWTAARNFCLAKGGDLYTVRSRDDNLWLEMQAGSGLSDYGYWLGLRVMEETFMWADGSVVNTLLL